One genomic segment of Hevea brasiliensis isolate MT/VB/25A 57/8 chromosome 3, ASM3005281v1, whole genome shotgun sequence includes these proteins:
- the LOC110642727 gene encoding protein EARLY RESPONSIVE TO DEHYDRATION 15 encodes MALVSGGRSTLNPDAPLFIPAAYRQVEDFSPEWWQLVTTSTWYRDYWLSQHQDEESFYNNAEDDGFDGNDVTNLLPEAFDFDAGEDFFSLEVHFQEFVESYDTEVENRSSPSNGMQQNGFQMEAEAPKRDVSLLKTLEETVPAAKTVTPK; translated from the exons ATGGCACTAGTTTCAGGAGGAAGGTCGACATTAAACCCTGATGCCCCTCTCTTTATCCCTGCTGCCTATCGTCAAGTGGAGGATTTCTCCCCAGAATGGTGGCAACTGGTTACCACTTCAACATGGTACAGGGATTACTGGCTCAGCCAACATCAGGATGAGGAAAGCTTTTATAACAATGCTGAGGATGATGGTTTTGATGGCAATGATGTAACTAATTTACTGCCAGAAGCATTTGATTTTGATGCTGGTGAAGATTTCTTTAGTTTGGAAGTTCATTTTCAGGAGTTTGTAGAATCTTACGACACTGAAGTAGAAAACAGATCATCTCCTTCCAATGGGATGCAACAAAATG GATTTCAGATGGAAGCTGAGGCACCCAAGAGGGACGTAAGCTTGTTGAAAACATTGGAGGAAACAGTTCCAGCAGCCAAGACTGTTACTCCAAAATGA